The region GAATCCCGCTACAGACAAATTCAGGCGCATTCCTTCTAGCCCCACCGGACTTATACCAAAATGCCCTCAAAGCAACCTCTATGAAGAACTTTTTTTTCACGCCTTTGGTTATGACAAACTTAGAGATGACTTTAAGATCGTTCAGTATGTATCATCCTTTGTTTGCTGCAGCAGGGGTTTCGATCGTTATTATTCTTGTTTGCCAGCAAAAAGTTATTTTGAGATATATAGTTTAAAAACTAATTCTTGGAGAATGTTCGACATGGCCAATGATCTCTCTCATTGGTCTTATCCTCCCCCATTTGATGGTCTCGAACTTTATCTTGATGGAGCTTGTCATTGGTTGGTTACCAAATATCACAGCTCTAAACATGTTGAAACAACTCTCTTGACATTTCACCTCAGTGATGAAGTGTTCTTTACAACACCCATCGGGGAATCTTCATACACTTTAGAAACACGCTTGATGGTGTTAAATGGATCCATTGCTTTTTTCTCAAATCATCATGGGGATACTGTTTTTCACATATCTATTCTGGGTGAACTCGGTGTGAGTCAATCATGGATCAAACTTTATATTTCCGACCCCTTCCCTCCCCTCCGATGCCCCCCGATTGGATTTGGAAATGCGGGGTGTATTTTCTTTACCAAAACTAATTCTACAGAAGAAGATTATGAACTAGCCTACCTTGATTTGAGCACCCAAAAAACCCAAATAATTAAGGACCATGGTATTACTCTTGGAAAGAAAAGTTATTTTAGGGTCGGTCTTTACAAGGAAAGCCTTTTTCCAATCGGAGGATCAAGTCATTAGCttttcttcttattattattttCACCC is a window of Lathyrus oleraceus cultivar Zhongwan6 chromosome 6, CAAS_Psat_ZW6_1.0, whole genome shotgun sequence DNA encoding:
- the LOC127092414 gene encoding F-box/kelch-repeat protein At3g06240 isoform X1 yields the protein MDSGGVSDADNIDKRRPFYESSKAWKARNLKRKKKEKEVRRSFTPLSFYKGPTTYHPGPMCNGRFAGKQFVPLSLYTTTVYQPDPVFPMFPVCEGINSSESKMFPVCEGINSSESIGNKSSESIGKNSSESIGKNSSESKVSRNSISDQAALSILSKLPVKSLKRFGCVCKSWSVLFENSDFMTMYTNLFVSHDYHTYILSNDLDQPEIPPFLNHSEFHLLHNTIKFNLPPPFPYSDGHVSILGSTSVNGIFCLGKTSMENQYVLWNPATDKFRRIPSSPTGLIPKCPQSNLYEELFFHAFGYDKLRDDFKIVQYVSSFVCCSRGFDRYYSCLPAKSYFEIYSLKTNSWRMFDMANDLSHWSYPPPFDGLELYLDGACHWLVTKYHSSKHVETTLLTFHLSDEVFFTTPIGESSYTLETRLMVLNGSIAFFSNHHGDTVFHISILGELGVSQSWIKLYISDPFPPLRCPPIGFGNAGCIFFTKTNSTEEDYELAYLDLSTQKTQIIKDHGITLGKKSYFRVGLYKESLFPIGGSSH